The Leptospira ellinghausenii genome contains the following window.
CGTTTGGGTGGTCCAGCCTTTTTATAAGCCCGTTGATTTCATTTTAAGTTGGGAAGGATGTTTCACCCTTGGAAACTAATAAGTTCGAATACCAAATCGAAAGGATCACCAATCCTTCAGAATCTTTACAAGAAGACCTTTGGAAACGTTTACATGATTACAGCATCTCTAAGTTAGGGGATGAGTCTCTCGCTTCGAAAGAATTTTTTGCCATTTTAGTCAAGGAAGGGGACACACTCATCGCAGCTTCTCTTTGTTATCTCTTCTTCAAGGGATTAAACTTACAATTACTTTGGGTTGCCGAGGAAAAACGTGGACAGGATTTAGGAACAAAACTCCTACAAGAGATTGAAACAGAAGCAAAACGATTGGGAGCAAATCTGGTATTTGGGTATTCCTTTGGATTCCAAGCTCCCAAATTTTATACCAAACTTGGGTATGAAGAAGTAGGCATGATTCCCAATTATCCGGAAGGCCAGAATTGTTATTTCCTTTGTAAAAAATTAACAAAGGATTCTCCTTGACGGAAATTCTCAAACCGAACAGTTTGTAATTCTATGTTAACTCTAGCCATTGTGTAGACCGCCAAAACGGTGATCTTGTTTTGGATACCCCGCCTAAATTACATTAGGAGGCGGCTATCTTCGCGCAGGCGGTTTACTCCCTCTCATCAACTGTTTTGGTGTCCCTTTTTGTTTTGCCGCAAAAACTGGGTATGTCACGTAACATTGACCAAACGAATTTCCAAAAAATTTCTAAGAAAAAACGTTTTGAAGACGAAGACGAGGAAAACTCTTTTTCTCATGTCAAAAAAAAATCTCACCGGTTTCGTTCGGATACGGAAGAGTTCCGATGTGTGGAATGCAAACAAATGGTATTCCCTCCTGGGTTTGGAACCGACCAACGAAACCATTGTCCCAATTGCCTAACAAGCCTTCATTTGGACAATACACCTGGTGACAGAGCGGCGATCTGTGGGAGTAAGATGGAAGCCATTTCCATTTGGGTAAGAAAGGGTGAATGGGTAATTTTACACCGCTGTAAAGGGTGTGGGGTGATCCATGCCAATCGAATTGGACCTGATGACAATGAAGCTTTACTTCTGTCACTTGCTGCACAAGCCATGGCAAAACCAAGTTTTCGATTGTTTTCGGAAACTCCGGAGGAAGACCCACCGGAGTCATTTCGTTAGGCGATAAAACTATGCCTTTGGTTTTTTGGCTTCTGTTAGGTTGGCAATGAGAGTTGGTAAATTCATTACATCTGCTGGGATGAGAATTTCCGTACTTTCTTTTGCTACGTGTAAGAAGTTTTGGATAAAGGCTTTGGTGATTTGGAGTTTGATGGCTGATGCACCACCTTGGTCGGAAATGGCACCTGCAATGGCTTCAATCCCTTTGGCAGTTGCGACAGCCAAAGCTTCAATTTCTGTTGCCTTACCTTCTGCTGAGTTGATCCTTCGTTGTTTTTCCCCTTCCGATTTGTTCACTGCTTCCTCTTTAAATCCGAGGGAGCGGTTGATACGAGCATCTCTTTCCCCTTCCGACAAAAGTACCTGGGAACGTTTTGCAATTTGTGCTTTTTTCTCTTTCTCCATGGCATCTAACACAGATTTAGGTGGAACAATATTTAAAATTTCGTATCGATTCACTTTGATCCCCCAAGGTTCTGATGCTTGGTCAATCGCTGCGACAATGGTTGAGTTGATTAAGTCTTTTTCCCCGATGGTTTTGTCAAGTTCCATGGTTCCAATCACCGAACGCATTGTTGTTTGTGCTAGTTGGATGGCAGCAAATTGAAAGTCTTCGATTCCATAAGAGGCGCGCACTGGATCGATGATTTTTAAGTAAATCACACCATCTACTTTTACTTGGACGTTATCATGTGTGATACAAATCTGCGGTTGGACATCAATCGATTGTTCTTTCAATGTGTGGTAATACGCATCCCTGTCAATGAACGGGATGAGGATGTGAAAACCTGCTCGTAAGGAACGGGAATACTTTCCAAGCCTTTCGACAATGAGAACATCTTGTGCAGGGATGATGCGAATGCAACGGAAGATTTTATAAATCAAATAGATGGCAACAACGGCCCAAAATGCTAAATAAACAAATTCCATTTTATTCTCCTACCTGTGGGATTTTAGTTGTGATTTTGGAAAGCCCTTCGAACACTCCACCGATATTGGCTAAGGTTTCTGGTACAACAGTTGTTTTGGATGTTTTTAAGATATGCCCAAGTGCATCCAAGTACTCCTGCGTGATTTGTAAACTCACTGCTTCCTTTCCACCTTTTTTACTAATGGCTTCTGAGATGAGTTGAAGGCCTTTTGCAGTCGCATTGGAGATGAGTGTGATTTCCTGTGCACGACCGTCTGCTTCATTCACCAAACGGATTTTTTCCCCTTCGGAGATATTGATGGATTCTTGTCTTTCGCCAACGGAATGATTGACTCGAGATTCTTTTTCTCCTTGTGAAATGGTGATCTCAGCTCGGCGTTCCCGTTCTGATTTCATTTGGTTTTCCATCTCAATCAAAATTTGTTTTGGAGGTGTGATGTTGCGGATCTCATAACGAGTGACTTTGATACCCCAAGGGTCTGTGGCCCTATCAATATTAGAAACAACACGACCATTGATTTCATCTCTTTCGGAAAGTAAGTTATCAAAAATTAACTTACCAATTTCAGAGCGAAGTGTGGTTTGTGCAAGTTGGGTGGTAGCTAACATAAAGTTATCAATTCCGTAAGAAGCCTTTTCACCATCGATGACTTTTAGATACAAAACTCCATCCACTTCTACGGATACGTTGTCTTTTGTGATACAAACTTGTGGATCGATATCAAT
Protein-coding sequences here:
- a CDS encoding GNAT family N-acetyltransferase, coding for METNKFEYQIERITNPSESLQEDLWKRLHDYSISKLGDESLASKEFFAILVKEGDTLIAASLCYLFFKGLNLQLLWVAEEKRGQDLGTKLLQEIETEAKRLGANLVFGYSFGFQAPKFYTKLGYEEVGMIPNYPEGQNCYFLCKKLTKDSP
- a CDS encoding RNHCP domain-containing protein, whose product is MSRNIDQTNFQKISKKKRFEDEDEENSFSHVKKKSHRFRSDTEEFRCVECKQMVFPPGFGTDQRNHCPNCLTSLHLDNTPGDRAAICGSKMEAISIWVRKGEWVILHRCKGCGVIHANRIGPDDNEALLLSLAAQAMAKPSFRLFSETPEEDPPESFR
- a CDS encoding SPFH domain-containing protein, producing the protein MGATVIVVFLVVVYIIKKTIIIVPEQSVFIKERLGVLNGVLKSGFYFMIPFVDQIRYRQNLKEQTIDIDPQVCITKDNVSVEVDGVLYLKVIDGEKASYGIDNFMLATTQLAQTTLRSEIGKLIFDNLLSERDEINGRVVSNIDRATDPWGIKVTRYEIRNITPPKQILIEMENQMKSERERRAEITISQGEKESRVNHSVGERQESINISEGEKIRLVNEADGRAQEITLISNATAKGLQLISEAISKKGGKEAVSLQITQEYLDALGHILKTSKTTVVPETLANIGGVFEGLSKITTKIPQVGE
- a CDS encoding SPFH domain-containing protein, which translates into the protein MEFVYLAFWAVVAIYLIYKIFRCIRIIPAQDVLIVERLGKYSRSLRAGFHILIPFIDRDAYYHTLKEQSIDVQPQICITHDNVQVKVDGVIYLKIIDPVRASYGIEDFQFAAIQLAQTTMRSVIGTMELDKTIGEKDLINSTIVAAIDQASEPWGIKVNRYEILNIVPPKSVLDAMEKEKKAQIAKRSQVLLSEGERDARINRSLGFKEEAVNKSEGEKQRRINSAEGKATEIEALAVATAKGIEAIAGAISDQGGASAIKLQITKAFIQNFLHVAKESTEILIPADVMNLPTLIANLTEAKKPKA